In the [Clostridium] colinum genome, one interval contains:
- a CDS encoding sensor histidine kinase yields MKKRTIFYKKLMISYNVIIFSFILIINIVLFKNIQKKDNIYNQQINRRMVNNVVKTFKDAEALISGFMFELYSDNKIIEDTIFFLNNDLNTYTKNKLDKFCKSNDSYYKGIEYAIKNCFSRSNLIESIELVSYNNNISYLFDRQIKIKERYFSNISDEKFLQSVEEEEQEILYIRDINNPLNLKKEGIIIFKLDKLEIDKIIESYDKSFRILILQKNGLILYDSKSNYLKEQSNFLDVTKILNANKNNIITENISNDLIVLGTFENINWILKYRQLIFYIIIVNLLFLVASQIFIFNRLKNLNNRLSIILDTMKSINIDDKLKRIPLNVQKEKDEISIICENFNKMCDNLEEYIDKYYIAQINEKKAEMKTLQSSINPHFLYNTLESIRMKAIINNDKEVAKMIYILAHIFRSQLKEKDIITIKSELEYCNKFLELYKFRYENKIIYNVKCEEELLNKEIIKFILQPLIENYFVHGIRLEKDDNKISIKISHTKEFINITIEDNGKGISKDKLEILKQKIENKENDQQMVGILNVNQRIKIKYGDKYGLYLESEEEKGTKITIKLPYVNERG; encoded by the coding sequence ATGAAAAAAAGAACAATTTTTTATAAAAAATTGATGATAAGCTATAATGTAATTATATTTAGCTTTATTCTTATTATAAATATAGTACTATTTAAAAATATACAAAAAAAAGACAATATATATAATCAGCAAATAAATAGACGAATGGTAAATAATGTAGTAAAAACTTTTAAAGATGCTGAAGCCCTTATAAGTGGATTTATGTTTGAACTATATAGTGATAATAAAATAATTGAAGATACAATATTTTTTTTAAATAATGATTTAAATACATATACAAAAAATAAATTAGATAAATTTTGTAAAAGTAATGATAGTTATTATAAGGGCATAGAATATGCAATTAAAAATTGTTTTTCTAGAAGTAATTTAATAGAAAGTATAGAGTTAGTATCTTATAATAATAATATATCTTATTTATTTGATAGGCAAATAAAGATAAAAGAGAGATATTTTTCTAATATTTCAGATGAAAAATTTTTACAAAGTGTAGAAGAAGAAGAGCAAGAGATATTATATATAAGAGATATAAATAATCCTTTAAATTTAAAAAAAGAAGGTATTATTATATTTAAATTAGATAAATTAGAAATAGATAAAATTATAGAAAGTTATGATAAATCATTTAGAATTTTAATTTTACAGAAAAATGGATTGATTTTATATGATTCTAAAAGTAATTATTTAAAAGAACAATCAAATTTTTTAGATGTAACAAAAATTTTAAATGCAAATAAAAATAATATAATAACAGAAAATATATCAAATGATTTAATTGTTTTAGGAACGTTTGAAAATATAAATTGGATTTTAAAATATAGACAGTTAATTTTTTATATTATTATAGTAAATTTATTATTTTTAGTAGCTTCTCAAATATTTATATTTAATCGTTTAAAAAATTTAAACAATAGATTAAGTATTATTTTAGATACAATGAAAAGTATAAATATAGATGATAAGCTAAAAAGAATACCACTTAATGTTCAAAAAGAAAAAGATGAGATATCTATTATATGTGAAAATTTTAATAAAATGTGTGATAATCTAGAAGAATACATAGATAAATATTATATAGCACAAATAAATGAAAAAAAGGCCGAAATGAAAACATTACAAAGTAGTATAAATCCACATTTTTTATATAATACTTTAGAGTCTATAAGAATGAAAGCAATAATAAATAATGATAAAGAAGTAGCTAAAATGATATATATATTAGCACATATTTTTAGAAGTCAGCTAAAAGAAAAGGATATAATAACTATAAAAAGTGAGCTAGAATATTGTAATAAATTTTTGGAGCTTTATAAGTTTAGATATGAAAATAAAATAATATATAATGTAAAATGTGAAGAAGAATTATTAAATAAAGAAATAATAAAATTTATTTTACAACCATTAATAGAGAACTATTTTGTTCACGGAATAAGGCTAGAAAAAGATGATAACAAAATATCTATAAAAATAAGTCATACAAAAGAATTTATAAATATAACAATAGAAGATAACGGAAAAGGTATATCAAAGGATAAGCTAGAAATATTAAAACAAAAAATAGAAAACAAGGAAAATGACCAACAAATGGTAGGAATTTTAAATGTAAACCAAAGAATAAAAATAAAATATGGTGATAAATACGGTCTATATTTAGAAAGTGAAGAAGAAAAAGGAACAAAAATAACTATAAAATTACCGTATGTTAACGAAAGGGGCTAA
- a CDS encoding ABC transporter permease, whose translation MENRKGKKPKDKNKSFFKTLNKNKELLFLTLPGTIWFLIFAYLPMFGVLIAFKNWSVHGGFLESLIKSEWVWFDNFKFLFSSSDAWLITRNTILYNLVFIVLGIVLPVTLAILLKELHNKKLSKYFQTSMFLPYFLSWVVVSYCLYAFLSPDKGYINSIRQSLGMDSVSWYTESKYWPFIIIFMSQWKGIGYGTVVYLASICGIDKSYYEAALVDGASKWQQIKSITLPLLKPVLIIMFINAVGGMFRSDFGLFYQLPKDSGALYPVTNVIDTYVYRGLMNLGNIGMSSAAGLYQSLVGLVLILITNGIVRKVDSENAFF comes from the coding sequence ATGGAAAATAGAAAAGGCAAAAAGCCAAAAGATAAAAATAAATCTTTTTTTAAAACGTTAAATAAAAATAAAGAATTATTATTTTTAACTTTACCAGGGACAATATGGTTTTTAATATTTGCATATTTACCAATGTTTGGTGTTTTAATAGCATTTAAAAACTGGAGTGTTCACGGAGGCTTTTTAGAAAGCTTAATAAAAAGTGAGTGGGTATGGTTTGATAATTTTAAGTTTTTATTCTCATCAAGTGATGCGTGGCTTATAACACGTAATACTATTTTATATAATTTAGTATTTATAGTATTAGGGATAGTTTTACCAGTAACTTTAGCAATATTATTAAAAGAGTTACATAACAAAAAATTGTCTAAATATTTCCAAACTTCTATGTTTTTACCTTATTTTTTATCCTGGGTAGTAGTTAGCTATTGTCTATATGCATTTTTAAGCCCAGACAAAGGATATATAAACAGTATAAGACAAAGTCTTGGTATGGATAGTGTATCGTGGTATACTGAGTCTAAATATTGGCCTTTTATAATAATTTTTATGAGCCAATGGAAAGGGATAGGATACGGTACGGTAGTTTATTTAGCGTCTATATGTGGTATAGACAAAAGCTATTATGAGGCAGCTCTTGTAGATGGAGCTAGCAAATGGCAACAAATAAAAAGTATAACATTACCATTATTAAAACCAGTCCTTATTATAATGTTTATTAACGCAGTAGGTGGTATGTTTAGGTCAGATTTTGGTTTATTCTACCAATTACCAAAAGATTCGGGAGCTTTATATCCTGTTACAAATGTTATAGACACATATGTATATAGAGGATTAATGAATTTAGGTAACATAGGTATGAGTTCTGCAGCTGGTTTATATCAATCTCTTGTAGGTTTAGTTTTAATACTTATAACAAATGGTATTGTTAGAAAAGTAGACAGTGAAAATGCATTCTTTTAA
- a CDS encoding alpha-mannosidase has protein sequence MYYLLERINKTCENIAKNVYSQEIPLENYKYIDGNYHNIDNIKKVDENEFREFKTGDLWGGRDKHGWFKCSVEVPKEFEGKTIALNFHTFTEGWDATNPQFILYVNGEHIQGLDINHKEVILSHNAVAGTKYEIDLHAYAGMLADKLATLHGKLVVIDMDSRELYFNLKVPADVCKELDANDKRRIDMITVLTEACNIVDLRQPKSELYNESVKKANKFLNEKFYGELCGHEDCIATCVGHTHIDVAWLWTVAQTREKVARSFSTVLKLMEEYPEYIFMSSQPQLYKFLKEDYPKVYEKVKEKVKQGVWEPEGAMWLEADCNVTSGESLVRQILHGKRFFKEEFNVDNQILWLPDVFGYSAALPQILKKSGINYFMTTKISWNQFNKIPNDTFMWKGIDGTEIFTHFITATNPGEPKTSFNTTYNGHIQADAVMGAWRRYQNKNINDDVLISFGWGDGGGGATLEMLENARRFAKGIPGAPKVKMGTSLDYFKRLENKVKDNDKLKKWNGELYLEYHRGTYTSMARNKRDNRKCENLYTSLEKLSALNMIFGEEYPQQEINKSWETILLNQFHDIIPGSSIKEVYDVTEVEYKELLEKGNNILEDNIRKISSKINLEDKSVVVNNTLSFERSDIATFDIPEGFKNVTVLDENNNKINCQMTRDNKVIFFAKNIPANGYKTFKLVDEESEKIVLDCSKSNIENDFFKIVLDEKANIKSFVHKKSNRELLKQGRVGNELQAFEDKPMCFDNWDIDIYYKEKMWLVDDLQSAEIIENGPVRATLKIERKFLTSTITQYMHIYKDIERVDFENVVDWKEKDVLLKVCFPIDINTNEATYEIQYGNIKRPTHNNTTWDIARFEVCGHKWADLSEEGFGVSMLNDSKYGHDIVEGDMRLTLIKSTCDPNPDADKEIHYYTYSIYPHIGDWREANTTMQAYNLNNPLVTVVEDAHNGSLGKEFSFINIDKENVMIEVIKKAEDTQDLIVRVYEYHNKRTNATLNLFKDIEKVFETDLMENNIKEFDFNEKQFTFEIKPYEIKTFKIKLK, from the coding sequence ATGTATTATTTATTAGAAAGAATTAACAAAACTTGCGAAAATATAGCTAAAAATGTATATAGTCAAGAAATACCTTTAGAAAATTATAAATATATTGATGGTAATTATCATAACATTGATAATATAAAAAAGGTTGATGAAAATGAATTTAGAGAGTTTAAAACAGGAGATTTATGGGGCGGTAGAGATAAACATGGTTGGTTTAAATGTAGCGTAGAAGTGCCTAAAGAGTTTGAAGGAAAAACTATTGCTTTAAATTTTCATACATTTACTGAAGGTTGGGACGCAACTAACCCACAATTTATATTGTATGTAAATGGAGAACATATACAAGGGTTAGATATTAACCATAAAGAAGTAATATTATCTCATAATGCAGTTGCAGGAACTAAATATGAAATAGATTTACACGCATATGCGGGTATGTTGGCAGATAAATTAGCTACATTACACGGTAAACTTGTAGTTATAGATATGGATTCTAGAGAATTATATTTTAATTTAAAAGTACCAGCAGATGTATGTAAAGAGCTAGACGCAAACGATAAAAGAAGAATAGATATGATTACAGTTTTAACAGAGGCTTGTAACATAGTAGACCTTAGACAACCAAAAAGTGAACTATATAATGAAAGTGTTAAAAAAGCAAATAAATTTTTAAATGAAAAATTTTATGGAGAGCTTTGTGGTCATGAAGATTGTATTGCTACTTGTGTAGGTCATACTCATATAGACGTTGCTTGGCTTTGGACTGTTGCTCAAACAAGAGAAAAAGTGGCAAGAAGCTTTTCAACTGTTTTAAAACTTATGGAAGAATATCCAGAATATATATTTATGTCTTCACAACCACAATTATATAAATTTTTAAAAGAAGATTATCCAAAAGTATATGAAAAAGTTAAAGAAAAAGTTAAACAAGGTGTTTGGGAACCAGAAGGAGCTATGTGGCTTGAGGCAGACTGTAACGTTACATCTGGTGAATCTTTAGTAAGACAAATTTTACATGGTAAAAGATTTTTTAAAGAAGAATTTAATGTAGATAACCAAATTTTATGGTTACCAGATGTTTTTGGTTATTCGGCAGCATTACCTCAAATACTTAAAAAGTCGGGTATAAATTATTTTATGACTACAAAAATATCTTGGAACCAGTTTAATAAAATACCTAACGATACATTTATGTGGAAAGGTATTGACGGAACAGAGATATTTACACATTTTATAACAGCTACAAATCCAGGAGAACCTAAAACATCATTTAATACAACTTATAATGGCCACATACAAGCAGATGCCGTTATGGGAGCGTGGAGAAGATACCAAAACAAAAATATTAATGATGATGTATTAATCTCTTTTGGTTGGGGAGATGGTGGCGGTGGTGCTACTTTAGAAATGCTTGAAAATGCAAGAAGATTTGCAAAAGGTATACCTGGTGCTCCAAAAGTAAAAATGGGTACATCTTTAGACTATTTTAAAAGATTAGAAAATAAAGTAAAAGATAATGATAAGCTAAAAAAATGGAATGGAGAACTTTATCTTGAATATCATAGAGGTACTTACACATCTATGGCTAGAAATAAAAGAGATAACAGAAAATGTGAAAATCTTTATACTTCGCTAGAAAAATTAAGTGCTTTAAATATGATTTTTGGAGAAGAATATCCACAACAAGAGATAAATAAATCATGGGAAACTATATTATTAAATCAATTCCACGATATTATACCAGGGTCTTCTATTAAAGAAGTGTATGATGTTACAGAGGTAGAATATAAAGAGCTTTTAGAAAAAGGTAATAATATCTTAGAAGATAATATTAGAAAAATTTCTTCTAAAATAAACTTAGAGGATAAGAGTGTTGTTGTAAATAATACATTAAGCTTTGAAAGAAGTGATATTGCCACATTTGATATTCCAGAAGGATTTAAAAATGTAACAGTATTAGATGAAAATAACAATAAAATTAATTGTCAAATGACAAGAGATAATAAAGTTATATTCTTTGCTAAAAATATACCAGCTAATGGATATAAAACATTTAAGCTTGTAGATGAAGAAAGTGAAAAAATTGTATTAGATTGCAGCAAATCAAACATAGAAAATGACTTTTTCAAAATTGTTTTAGACGAAAAAGCAAATATTAAATCATTTGTGCATAAAAAGTCTAACAGAGAGTTATTAAAACAAGGTAGAGTAGGTAATGAGCTACAAGCTTTTGAAGATAAACCTATGTGCTTTGACAACTGGGATATTGACATTTATTATAAAGAAAAAATGTGGCTTGTAGATGATTTACAAAGTGCAGAAATAATAGAAAATGGTCCAGTTAGAGCAACTTTAAAAATAGAAAGAAAGTTTTTAACATCTACAATAACTCAATATATGCATATTTATAAAGATATTGAAAGAGTAGATTTTGAAAATGTTGTTGATTGGAAAGAAAAAGATGTATTATTAAAAGTATGTTTTCCAATAGATATTAACACAAATGAAGCTACTTATGAAATACAATATGGTAATATAAAAAGACCTACACATAATAATACAACTTGGGATATAGCTAGATTTGAAGTTTGTGGACATAAATGGGCAGATTTATCTGAAGAGGGATTTGGTGTATCTATGTTAAATGACTCTAAATATGGCCACGATATTGTAGAAGGAGATATGAGACTTACTCTTATTAAATCTACTTGCGACCCTAACCCAGATGCAGATAAAGAGATACATTACTATACTTATTCTATTTATCCTCACATAGGTGATTGGAGAGAAGCAAACACAACTATGCAAGCGTATAATTTAAATAACCCATTAGTTACAGTTGTAGAAGATGCACATAATGGTAGCTTAGGAAAAGAATTTAGCTTTATAAACATAGATAAAGAAAACGTAATGATAGAAGTTATTAAAAAAGCAGAAGATACACAAGATTTAATAGTTAGAGTTTATGAGTATCATAATAAAAGAACTAATGCTACATTAAATCTATTTAAAGATATAGAAAAAGTTTTTGAAACTGACCTTATGGAAAATAATATTAAAGAATTTGATTTTAACGAAAAGCAATTTACATTTGAAATTAAACCTTATGAAATTAAAACATTTAAAATTAAATTAAAATAG
- a CDS encoding ABC transporter substrate-binding protein yields the protein MLYKKMKKLVALALTVAIGATTLTGCGGSKQSSANASNGDVVTLKYYTIGAEPKDKQVVLEEANKYLAEKIGVNLDMTYIDFGDYTQKLGIIINSGEQFDLAFTCSWAGDYLGNARKGAFLDLTPYLETTGKDMYEAIDERFWEGASIDGKIYAVPNQKEISTLPMWVFTKEYVDKYNIPYQDLHTLEDLEPWLKVIKENEPDVVPLYITKGFSPPQYFDFIVSPVGVEIGDETLTVKNIFDTEKMESTLKTLRKYYQAGYINGDSATAKDDKSIKRLVTKGDGQPYAEVLWSKDLGYEVVSSPIMDGIVTNDSTTGSMIAISNNSKNKEKAVEFLNLLNTDSYIRNLLNYGIEGVHYTRVSDKVIKLDPEKSKAYSIPYFAGGNLFITDTLDNEPANKWEQFKVFNDNSQSSPLLGFKFDTTPVTNELAAINNVMEEFKATIYSGSVDIDEYLAKLKDKLKAQKIDKVIEEAQRQLDEWKNAQ from the coding sequence ATGTTGTATAAAAAAATGAAAAAACTTGTGGCTTTAGCTTTAACAGTAGCTATTGGGGCAACTACATTAACAGGTTGTGGTGGTAGTAAACAAAGTTCGGCTAATGCTTCTAATGGAGATGTTGTAACTTTAAAATACTATACAATAGGTGCAGAGCCTAAAGATAAACAAGTAGTATTAGAAGAGGCTAATAAATATCTAGCAGAAAAAATTGGTGTAAACCTTGATATGACATATATTGATTTTGGTGATTACACTCAAAAACTTGGTATAATAATTAATTCAGGCGAACAATTTGACTTAGCTTTTACTTGTTCTTGGGCAGGAGATTATCTTGGTAATGCTAGAAAGGGTGCATTTTTAGATTTAACACCTTATTTAGAAACAACAGGAAAAGATATGTATGAAGCTATAGATGAAAGATTTTGGGAGGGTGCTTCAATAGATGGTAAAATATATGCAGTTCCTAACCAAAAAGAAATTTCTACTCTTCCTATGTGGGTTTTTACTAAAGAATATGTAGATAAATATAATATTCCTTACCAAGACCTTCATACTCTTGAAGATTTAGAACCTTGGTTAAAAGTTATTAAAGAAAATGAACCAGATGTAGTACCTTTATATATTACAAAAGGATTTTCACCACCACAATATTTTGATTTTATTGTAAGTCCAGTTGGTGTAGAGATTGGTGATGAAACCTTAACTGTTAAAAATATCTTTGACACTGAAAAAATGGAAAGCACTTTAAAAACTTTAAGAAAATATTATCAAGCAGGCTATATAAACGGTGATTCAGCTACAGCTAAAGATGATAAATCTATAAAAAGACTTGTAACAAAAGGTGATGGTCAACCTTATGCAGAAGTTTTATGGAGCAAAGATTTAGGGTATGAAGTAGTATCTAGTCCTATTATGGACGGTATAGTAACAAATGATTCTACAACAGGGTCTATGATAGCTATTTCTAACAATTCTAAAAATAAAGAAAAAGCAGTAGAATTTTTAAACCTTTTAAATACAGACTCATATATTAGAAACTTATTAAACTATGGTATAGAAGGAGTTCACTATACAAGAGTATCAGACAAAGTTATTAAATTAGACCCAGAAAAATCTAAAGCATACTCTATCCCATATTTTGCAGGTGGAAACTTATTTATAACAGATACTTTAGATAACGAACCAGCAAACAAATGGGAACAATTTAAAGTATTTAATGATAATTCACAATCTTCACCATTATTAGGGTTTAAATTTGATACTACACCAGTAACAAATGAACTTGCGGCTATAAATAATGTTATGGAAGAGTTTAAAGCTACCATTTATAGCGGGTCCGTAGATATTGATGAATATTTAGCTAAGCTAAAAGATAAATTAAAAGCACAAAAAATAGATAAAGTTATTGAGGAAGCTCAAAGACAATTAGATGAATGGAAAAATGCTCAATAA
- a CDS encoding carbohydrate ABC transporter permease, producing MLSNKIQKKSKKAKEVESESKFNQVSKPVNFLLNILFFLLAAACILPFLFVVIISLTSEESLRLNGYRFIPDELSFEAYKHILSSGSDILRAYGVSIIVTISGTLLGLLIMSTYAYALSRKSFSYKGFFTKLIFIPMLFSGGMVSSYLVMVNFLNLKDSILALILPLCVSSFNIIILRTFFKTSVPEAVIESARIDGASELKLFVKIVLPIAIPGIATIGLFLTLAYWNDWFNAMLYIENPNLIPLQYMLIKIETSMEFLVKNASSIGTSAIEASKNMPTETLKMAIVVITTLPIMFAYPFFQKYFVNGLTIGAVKE from the coding sequence ATGTTATCAAATAAAATACAAAAAAAAAGTAAGAAAGCAAAAGAAGTTGAGTCTGAAAGCAAATTTAACCAAGTGAGTAAGCCAGTAAATTTTTTGCTAAATATATTGTTTTTCTTGTTGGCAGCAGCTTGTATTTTACCATTTTTATTTGTTGTTATAATTTCTTTAACTAGCGAAGAGTCATTAAGATTAAACGGATATAGGTTTATACCAGATGAATTAAGCTTTGAAGCTTATAAACATATTTTATCGTCTGGTAGTGATATATTAAGAGCTTATGGTGTAAGTATTATTGTAACAATAAGTGGTACTTTGTTAGGACTTTTAATAATGTCTACTTATGCTTATGCTTTATCTAGAAAAAGTTTTTCATATAAAGGTTTTTTTACAAAACTTATTTTTATACCAATGTTATTTTCAGGTGGTATGGTATCATCTTATTTAGTTATGGTAAACTTTTTAAATTTAAAAGATAGTATATTAGCTTTAATATTACCTCTTTGTGTAAGCTCATTTAACATAATAATACTTAGAACATTTTTTAAAACATCTGTGCCAGAGGCAGTTATAGAATCGGCTAGGATAGATGGTGCAAGTGAATTAAAGTTATTTGTAAAAATAGTTTTACCTATTGCTATACCTGGCATTGCAACAATAGGATTATTTTTAACATTAGCATATTGGAACGATTGGTTTAACGCTATGCTATATATAGAAAACCCAAATTTAATACCACTTCAATATATGCTTATAAAAATAGAAACTTCTATGGAATTTTTAGTAAAAAATGCATCTAGTATAGGTACAAGTGCAATAGAGGCTTCTAAAAATATGCCAACAGAAACTTTAAAAATGGCAATAGTTGTTATAACTACATTACCTATTATGTTTGCTTATCCATTTTTCCAAAAATATTTTGTAAATGGGCTAACAATAGGTGCTGTTAAAGAATAA
- a CDS encoding response regulator transcription factor has product MYKTIIVDDENLIREGLKNIIDWESLNITILDTAQNGKEALEIFKKNPVDIIITDINMPLVNGIDLLKQIKYIDKNVKFIILSGYEDFTYAKEAISIGVEAYILKPIDEEELLKVLKDIVTKLDEYKNIKNINIKKDIILKNILNKKSTKKDLIDSKEKINIKLDDSLYVVSTLLIKQGINSINFKYIEKTEVLYDDYGNLILINSFDKNTDLNEIKKFYEDILEDIRNKYNYDILISVGRIVDDINMLNKSFKISNLVRKNILISGFNKCLTEEDLLHSRDIQFENEINEISRLIINNDIEAVNKYIDDLLDNQGLTPKNIYNFATKILILYDNLKTRFKIDNEDNLGDSIINVLNLTKLEEIKKYIKEKLVYLIEYIADENIKLSPIVRRIVKCVNENYNKDLSLKTLALEYNVNTSYLGQVFTKEIGIQFSDYLNKVRNSVAKDLILNTNKKISDISKEVGYLDTSYFYRKFKKYYGVTPATLRELQNY; this is encoded by the coding sequence ATGTATAAAACGATTATAGTAGATGATGAAAATCTTATAAGAGAAGGGCTTAAAAATATTATCGATTGGGAAAGCTTAAATATAACTATTTTAGATACGGCTCAAAATGGAAAAGAAGCTTTAGAAATTTTTAAGAAAAATCCAGTAGATATTATAATAACAGACATTAATATGCCTCTTGTAAATGGAATAGACTTATTAAAACAAATAAAGTATATAGATAAAAATGTAAAGTTTATTATACTTAGTGGATATGAAGATTTTACTTATGCAAAAGAGGCCATATCTATTGGTGTTGAAGCATATATATTAAAGCCTATAGATGAAGAAGAACTGTTAAAAGTATTAAAAGATATAGTAACTAAATTAGATGAATATAAAAATATTAAAAATATAAATATTAAAAAAGATATTATTTTAAAAAATATATTAAATAAAAAATCAACTAAAAAAGATTTAATAGATAGTAAAGAAAAAATAAATATAAAATTAGATGATAGCTTATATGTAGTAAGTACGTTATTAATAAAACAAGGTATTAATAGCATAAACTTTAAATATATAGAAAAAACAGAAGTTTTATATGACGATTATGGTAATTTAATACTTATAAATAGCTTTGATAAAAATACAGATTTAAATGAAATAAAAAAATTTTATGAAGACATATTAGAAGATATAAGAAATAAATATAATTATGATATTTTAATATCTGTTGGAAGAATAGTAGATGATATTAATATGTTAAATAAAAGTTTTAAAATTAGTAATTTAGTTAGAAAAAATATTTTAATATCTGGATTTAACAAATGCTTAACAGAAGAAGATTTATTACATAGTAGAGATATTCAGTTTGAAAATGAAATAAATGAGATAAGTAGACTAATAATAAATAATGATATAGAAGCAGTTAATAAGTATATAGATGATTTATTAGATAATCAAGGGTTAACACCAAAAAATATTTATAATTTTGCTACAAAAATTTTAATATTATATGATAATTTAAAAACAAGATTTAAAATAGATAACGAGGATAATTTAGGAGATAGTATAATAAATGTATTAAATTTAACTAAACTAGAAGAAATAAAAAAATATATAAAAGAAAAATTAGTTTATTTAATTGAATATATAGCAGATGAAAATATAAAATTAAGCCCTATTGTAAGGCGAATTGTAAAATGTGTAAATGAAAATTATAATAAAGATTTAAGTCTTAAAACTTTAGCATTAGAATATAATGTAAATACATCTTATTTAGGTCAGGTGTTTACAAAAGAAATAGGGATACAATTTTCAGATTATCTTAATAAAGTAAGAAACTCTGTTGCTAAAGATTTAATATTAAATACGAACAAGAAGATTAGCGATATATCAAAAGAGGTTGGATATTTAGATACAAGTTATTTTTATAGAAAATTTAAAAAATATTATGGAGTTACACCAGCCACTTTAAGAGAACTACAAAATTATTAA
- the rsmA gene encoding 16S rRNA (adenine(1518)-N(6)/adenine(1519)-N(6))-dimethyltransferase RsmA, with amino-acid sequence MNNKEDNKTLAFKTKEIINKYDFAFKKNFGQNFLIDKLVLDKIVTSANISSEDIVIEIGPGIGTLTACLAKNAKKVIAVEIDKTLIPILEDTLSNFNNIEIINEDILKVDINKIAEENKNSKIKVVANLPYYITTPIIMNILENRLPIDSITVMIQKEVAYRMEAKPGTKDYGALSVIVQYFCEPYLVANVPRNCFMPRPNVDSAVIRLTTLDKPPVDVENLELFFYVIKVAFSQRRKTLLNCIFNAENFKFDKEQITKILEEASFDVNIRGERLNIEDFANLTRVIESHLKN; translated from the coding sequence ATTAATAATAAAGAAGATAATAAAACGTTAGCTTTTAAAACAAAAGAAATTATAAATAAATATGATTTTGCTTTTAAGAAAAACTTTGGACAAAATTTTTTAATAGATAAGCTTGTTTTAGATAAAATAGTGACTTCTGCCAACATATCTAGTGAAGATATAGTTATAGAAATAGGCCCAGGTATAGGTACTCTTACAGCTTGTCTTGCTAAAAATGCTAAAAAAGTTATAGCAGTAGAGATAGATAAAACACTTATTCCAATTTTGGAGGATACATTATCTAATTTTAATAATATTGAGATTATAAACGAAGATATATTAAAAGTAGATATAAATAAAATAGCAGAAGAAAATAAAAATTCTAAAATAAAAGTGGTAGCTAATTTACCTTATTATATTACAACACCAATTATAATGAATATATTGGAAAATAGGCTACCAATAGATAGTATAACTGTTATGATACAAAAAGAAGTGGCTTATAGAATGGAAGCAAAGCCGGGAACTAAAGATTATGGGGCTTTATCTGTTATTGTTCAGTATTTTTGTGAGCCTTATCTTGTTGCTAATGTTCCTAGAAACTGTTTTATGCCAAGACCTAATGTAGATTCGGCGGTAATAAGGCTTACAACATTAGATAAACCACCAGTAGATGTAGAAAATTTAGAATTATTTTTCTATGTTATAAAAGTTGCTTTTTCTCAAAGAAGAAAAACTTTATTAAACTGTATATTTAATGCAGAAAATTTTAAATTTGATAAAGAACAAATAACAAAAATATTAGAGGAAGCTTCTTTTGATGTAAATATTAGAGGAGAACGTCTTAATATAGAAGATTTTGCAAATCTTACAAGAGTAATAGAATCACACTTAAAAAATTGA